In one Aromatoleum aromaticum EbN1 genomic region, the following are encoded:
- a CDS encoding DUF2304 domain-containing protein yields the protein MTTLNLTTTLLGIGLASVILILVRRDHLHLRHGAFWLTIAAIAALLGTWPALIDRLAVVVGISYPPALLLLVAVIVLLIKALLSDIEKTRIERQIRRLNQRLALYEAEREQH from the coding sequence ATGACTACACTCAATCTGACAACAACGCTCCTCGGCATCGGTCTTGCCTCCGTCATCCTGATCCTGGTGCGGCGTGATCATCTACACCTCCGCCATGGTGCGTTCTGGCTGACCATCGCAGCCATCGCCGCCTTGCTGGGCACATGGCCGGCACTGATCGACCGCCTGGCGGTCGTCGTCGGTATCAGCTATCCGCCGGCACTGCTGCTGTTGGTGGCTGTGATCGTATTGCTGATCAAGGCCTTGCTGTCCGATATCGAGAAGACCCGCATCGAACGTCAGATCCGGCGGCTCAACCAGCGTCTGGCTTTGTACGAAGCCGAGCGTGAACAACACTGA
- a CDS encoding glycosyltransferase → MEVFLADLVAAQRAQGVEAAALVHGEARVDDPDWLVRVPVWFSLIYAPIAPGFRRALREAIQRFRPDVLHLHLPNNSAFFALVLAEARDLPWVVHWHADVVVSRIRGALVLAYRLYRPFERAVLERAERIVVTSPDYLQASAPLARWRDKCVVVPLGIARSRLAAAQPDPASAPWPAGAFRLLSIGRLTYYKGFDTLIRAVAALPGVHLVIVGSGELHEALANLVAELTPAGGEPRVTFAGAVDEAEKAALLAGCDAFALASCERTEAFGIAVLEAMHHAKPCLVSDLPGSGLPWLVLTSGAGRTLPVGKVAAWQAAIRELAADTAQADQWGIAGRLALHNRFDIRTCSAEIGSIYDAILPPPALPVQPPLIVIPARDEAATVAAVIASLREKGWHHIVVVNDQSADDTAAIARAAGATVLSPVLPLGAWGAMQTGIRYALRHGHRQVITIDADGQHEPAFIPALLDAARQHDVVIGAYPERGSPARQLAWRFFRLISGFAIEDLTSGFRCYNRAACEILADEEATLLDYQDLGVLLMLRHAGLSIVEVPVEMYPRLTGPSRIFASWPKVARYMLESTLLCLARWHPKHHFGR, encoded by the coding sequence ATGGAGGTTTTCCTCGCCGACCTCGTCGCCGCGCAGCGCGCGCAGGGAGTCGAGGCGGCGGCGCTGGTGCATGGCGAAGCCCGCGTCGACGATCCCGACTGGCTCGTCCGCGTTCCGGTCTGGTTCAGCTTGATCTATGCTCCGATCGCGCCGGGTTTCCGGCGCGCGCTGCGCGAAGCCATCCAGCGTTTCCGTCCGGACGTGCTGCACCTCCATCTGCCCAACAATTCCGCGTTCTTTGCGCTGGTACTCGCAGAGGCGCGCGATTTGCCGTGGGTCGTGCATTGGCACGCCGACGTCGTCGTGTCGCGCATTCGCGGCGCGCTGGTGCTGGCCTACCGGCTGTACCGGCCGTTCGAGCGGGCTGTGCTGGAGCGTGCCGAACGCATCGTCGTCACCTCGCCCGACTACCTCCAGGCCTCAGCACCGCTCGCGCGCTGGCGTGACAAGTGTGTCGTGGTGCCGCTCGGCATCGCGCGTTCACGCTTGGCCGCGGCGCAGCCCGACCCCGCGTCGGCCCCATGGCCGGCGGGGGCCTTCCGGCTGCTGTCGATCGGACGCCTGACCTACTACAAGGGCTTCGATACGCTGATCCGCGCCGTTGCCGCACTGCCCGGCGTGCACCTGGTGATCGTCGGTAGCGGTGAACTCCACGAAGCGCTTGCAAATCTGGTTGCAGAACTTACTCCGGCCGGCGGCGAACCGCGCGTTACGTTCGCCGGTGCGGTCGATGAAGCGGAAAAAGCAGCCTTGCTGGCCGGATGCGATGCGTTTGCTCTGGCCTCCTGCGAGCGGACCGAAGCCTTCGGTATCGCTGTCCTGGAAGCCATGCACCATGCCAAGCCATGCCTCGTGAGCGACCTGCCGGGCTCCGGCTTGCCGTGGCTGGTGCTGACCAGCGGGGCAGGGCGCACGCTGCCGGTGGGCAAGGTCGCGGCCTGGCAGGCGGCGATCCGTGAACTCGCCGCCGATACGGCCCAGGCTGACCAGTGGGGTATCGCGGGCCGCCTCGCACTGCACAACCGCTTTGACATCCGTACGTGCAGCGCCGAAATCGGTTCGATCTACGACGCAATTCTGCCGCCGCCGGCCTTGCCCGTGCAGCCGCCGCTCATCGTCATCCCCGCGCGCGACGAAGCCGCCACCGTCGCCGCCGTCATCGCCTCGCTGCGCGAAAAAGGCTGGCACCACATTGTCGTCGTCAACGACCAGAGCGCCGACGATACCGCAGCCATCGCCCGCGCCGCCGGTGCCACCGTACTCAGTCCGGTACTGCCGCTCGGTGCCTGGGGGGCGATGCAGACCGGCATTCGCTACGCACTGCGTCACGGACACCGGCAGGTCATCACCATCGATGCCGATGGCCAGCACGAGCCGGCCTTCATCCCCGCATTGCTCGACGCCGCCCGCCAACACGATGTCGTCATCGGCGCCTACCCGGAACGCGGCAGCCCCGCGCGCCAGTTGGCCTGGCGTTTCTTCCGCCTCATAAGCGGCTTCGCCATCGAAGACCTGACTTCCGGTTTCCGTTGCTACAATCGCGCCGCCTGCGAAATCCTCGCGGACGAAGAAGCCACCCTGCTCGATTACCAGGACCTCGGGGTGCTGCTGATGCTGCGTCATGCGGGTTTGAGTATCGTCGAAGTACCGGTGGAAATGTACCCGCGCCTCACCGGCCCTTCGCGCATCTTCGCCAGCTGGCCGAAGGTGGCGCGCTACATGCTTGAGAGCACTCTGCTGTGCCTGGCGCGCTGGCATCCCAAGCATCATTTCGGCCGATGA
- a CDS encoding type II toxin-antitoxin system Phd/YefM family antitoxin produces MRVVNFSEARNNLKNVIDQVIDDADYTVIARRDAPDAVVMSLDTFNGLMETVHLLKSPANAAHLARSIEQYRQGQVKQRDLPNAD; encoded by the coding sequence ATGCGCGTGGTGAATTTCTCCGAGGCACGAAACAACCTCAAAAACGTGATCGATCAGGTCATCGACGATGCCGACTACACGGTCATCGCGCGTCGGGATGCGCCCGATGCGGTGGTGATGTCGCTGGACACCTTCAACGGCCTGATGGAGACGGTCCATCTGCTCAAGTCGCCGGCCAACGCGGCGCATCTTGCGCGCTCCATCGAGCAGTACCGCCAGGGACAGGTGAAGCAGCGGGACCTGCCTAATGCCGATTGA
- a CDS encoding Txe/YoeB family addiction module toxin — protein sequence MPIEEKLLKLAWTLAAWEDYEYWQGQDRKALKRISALIKDCLRHPFEGIGKPEPLKENLSGFWSRRIDDTHRLVYCVDGQALAVIACRYHYQCKRPPLPRPLTLAQTLSF from the coding sequence ATGCCGATTGAAGAAAAGCTGCTGAAACTGGCCTGGACCTTGGCCGCCTGGGAGGATTACGAATACTGGCAAGGCCAGGACCGCAAGGCACTCAAGCGCATCAGTGCCTTGATCAAGGACTGCCTGCGCCACCCCTTCGAGGGCATCGGTAAACCTGAGCCCTTGAAAGAAAACCTCTCAGGCTTCTGGTCGCGCCGCATCGATGACACCCACCGGCTGGTTTACTGTGTCGATGGCCAGGCGCTGGCCGTCATCGCCTGTCGCTACCACTACCAGTGTAAGCGTCCGCCGCTTCCACGCCCTCTTACGCTTGCGCAGACTCTTTCTTTCTGA
- a CDS encoding IS66-like element ISAzo15 family transposase, translating to MDFAAELTAFDLPPALAQQVQRWVAQAADVARLEAELKLSKLKIEALVHEIATLKRLRFGARSETLPAGMKDLFDETLAADLAACEARLEALRDAAASEAEASPKAPPERPRAGRPPLPAHLERIEHRHEPESCSCAACGQDLVKIGEDVSEQLDIIPAKFFVHRHIRPQYACRHCETVSTAPVPAAVIDGGLAAPGLLAWVTVSKFVDHLPLYRLEQIARRSEVALPRSTQSEWIGRIGVALSPLYARLVEHLLAGTVLHADETPVEQLDPGRGKTKRAYLWAYRSNTLGADPPIILFDYQPGRGGQYPQAFLKGWKGMLMVDDYAGYKALLGGDIGELACMAHARRKYFELHQANKSPVAAEALRRIGELYALEEQARDVSIEARAELRAQYARPRLEAMYLWLVQTRKTVADGAALARAIDYSLKRWPALARYASRGDWPIDNNPIENAIRPIALGKKNWMFAGSEAAGKRAAVIQSLLATARANGFEPLAWLSDTLEKLPAWPNSRIDELLPIRKKESAQA from the coding sequence ATGGATTTCGCCGCCGAACTGACCGCTTTCGACCTGCCGCCCGCGCTCGCGCAGCAGGTTCAGCGGTGGGTCGCGCAGGCGGCCGACGTGGCCCGCCTGGAAGCCGAGCTCAAGCTGAGCAAGCTCAAGATCGAGGCCCTGGTCCACGAGATCGCCACCCTCAAGCGCCTGCGCTTTGGCGCGCGCAGCGAGACGCTGCCGGCGGGCATGAAGGACTTGTTCGACGAGACGCTCGCGGCCGATCTGGCCGCGTGCGAAGCCCGGCTCGAGGCGCTGCGCGACGCCGCGGCATCCGAAGCCGAAGCGTCTCCGAAGGCCCCGCCCGAGCGCCCCCGCGCCGGCCGCCCGCCGTTGCCGGCACACCTCGAGCGCATCGAACACCGCCACGAGCCCGAATCCTGCAGCTGCGCCGCGTGCGGGCAGGATCTGGTCAAGATCGGCGAGGACGTCTCCGAGCAGCTCGACATCATCCCGGCCAAGTTCTTCGTGCATCGCCACATCCGTCCGCAGTACGCCTGCCGGCACTGCGAGACGGTCTCGACCGCCCCCGTGCCGGCGGCGGTCATCGACGGCGGCCTGGCCGCGCCGGGGCTGCTGGCGTGGGTGACGGTGAGCAAGTTCGTCGATCATCTGCCGCTGTACCGGCTCGAACAGATTGCCCGGCGCAGCGAGGTGGCGCTACCGCGCTCGACACAGTCCGAGTGGATCGGGCGTATCGGGGTGGCGCTGTCGCCCCTCTACGCTCGACTGGTCGAGCATCTGTTGGCGGGTACGGTGCTGCATGCGGACGAAACCCCCGTCGAGCAACTCGATCCGGGGCGCGGCAAGACGAAGCGGGCGTATCTGTGGGCCTACCGCAGCAATACGCTCGGCGCCGACCCGCCCATCATCCTCTTCGATTACCAGCCCGGGCGCGGCGGGCAATATCCCCAGGCCTTCCTGAAAGGCTGGAAGGGCATGCTCATGGTCGATGACTACGCGGGGTACAAGGCGCTGCTGGGGGGCGACATCGGCGAGTTGGCCTGCATGGCCCATGCAAGACGCAAGTACTTCGAACTGCATCAGGCCAACAAGAGCCCGGTGGCGGCCGAGGCGTTGCGGCGCATCGGCGAATTGTATGCGCTCGAAGAGCAGGCGCGCGACGTCTCGATCGAGGCGCGCGCCGAACTGCGCGCGCAGTACGCCCGCCCGCGTCTGGAGGCGATGTACCTGTGGCTCGTGCAGACCCGCAAGACCGTGGCCGATGGCGCGGCGCTGGCGCGCGCCATCGACTACAGCTTGAAGCGCTGGCCGGCGCTCGCGCGTTACGCGAGCCGTGGCGACTGGCCGATCGACAATAATCCAATCGAGAACGCCATCCGCCCGATCGCTCTGGGCAAGAAAAATTGGATGTTTGCGGGTTCCGAAGCCGCCGGCAAGCGGGCCGCGGTGATTCAGTCGCTGCTCGCCACCGCACGCGCCAATGGCTTCGAGCCCCTGGCGTGGCTCTCCGACACCCTCGAGAAGCTGCCGGCCTGGCCCAACAGCCGCATCGACGAATTGCTGCCGATCAGAAAGAAAGAGTCTGCGCAAGCGTAA
- the tnpB gene encoding IS66 family insertion sequence element accessory protein TnpB (TnpB, as the term is used for proteins encoded by IS66 family insertion elements, is considered an accessory protein, since TnpC, encoded by a neighboring gene, is a DDE family transposase.), whose amino-acid sequence MIAPEQIWLAVEPIDMRLGIDGLSARLQNSLGRAPCDGSAYAFINRARTRVKVLRWDGTGVWLSQRRLHRGSFSWPAADTAVFALSAEQWQWLVAGVEWQRLSAAAPAHWRV is encoded by the coding sequence ATGATTGCGCCGGAGCAGATCTGGCTCGCGGTCGAGCCGATCGACATGCGTCTGGGCATCGACGGCCTGTCGGCACGGCTGCAGAACAGCCTGGGCCGCGCGCCGTGCGATGGCAGTGCGTACGCCTTCATCAACCGGGCCCGCACGCGCGTGAAGGTGCTGCGGTGGGATGGCACCGGAGTGTGGCTGAGTCAGCGGCGTCTGCATCGGGGCAGCTTCAGCTGGCCCGCTGCCGACACGGCGGTGTTCGCGCTGTCGGCCGAGCAGTGGCAGTGGCTCGTGGCGGGGGTCGAGTGGCAGCGCCTGAGTGCCGCCGCACCGGCTCACTGGCGGGTGTGA
- the tnpA gene encoding IS66 family insertion sequence element accessory protein TnpA, with amino-acid sequence MSTQSERVARWREHVERWRRSGQTQAAYSAAHGVSKKSLGYWIRRSRHESAREADSVLTLVAARPVGVAPPRQAGDVLSLCSPSGWRLQFGALPPAPWLAEVLAHGAT; translated from the coding sequence ATGAGCACACAATCGGAGCGCGTTGCGCGCTGGCGCGAGCACGTGGAGCGGTGGCGCCGCAGCGGTCAGACGCAGGCGGCCTACAGCGCCGCGCATGGCGTGAGCAAGAAGTCACTGGGGTACTGGATTCGGCGGTCGCGCCACGAGTCAGCGCGCGAGGCGGATTCGGTCCTGACGCTGGTGGCGGCGCGTCCTGTCGGCGTTGCGCCGCCACGGCAAGCGGGGGATGTGCTGTCGCTGTGCAGCCCGTCGGGCTGGCGCCTGCAGTTCGGTGCGCTGCCGCCGGCGCCGTGGCTCGCCGAGGTGCTCGCGCACGGGGCGACGTGA
- a CDS encoding type II toxin-antitoxin system HicA family toxin yields MNSKQMKKWLEQQGATFAPGKGSHLKVFLNGRQSSLPMHGTAELGKGLEAAIKRQLGLK; encoded by the coding sequence ATGAACTCGAAGCAGATGAAGAAATGGCTTGAGCAGCAGGGTGCGACATTTGCGCCTGGCAAGGGCTCACATCTGAAGGTGTTCTTGAACGGTCGCCAGTCCTCACTTCCTATGCACGGTACGGCTGAGTTGGGCAAGGGGCTGGAAGCGGCGATCAAACGTCAGTTGGGCTTGAAATGA
- a CDS encoding type II toxin-antitoxin system HicB family antitoxin, with the protein MFDYPVVLTPDENGTVLVTFPDVPEAITFGADEDEALLLAVDALETGLSFYVDARKPLPTPSSAQGRPTVRPSALECAKLGVYQAMTEQGLRKTDLARRLGWHLPQVDRLFDLSHASRFDQLEAAARALGRHIEVRVAP; encoded by the coding sequence ATGTTCGATTACCCCGTAGTCCTGACACCCGACGAGAATGGCACGGTGCTGGTGACGTTTCCCGATGTGCCCGAAGCCATCACCTTTGGCGCAGATGAGGATGAGGCGCTGTTGCTGGCGGTGGATGCGCTGGAGACCGGGCTGTCGTTCTATGTCGATGCGCGTAAGCCACTGCCGACGCCTTCCTCTGCGCAGGGCCGCCCAACGGTGCGGCCTTCCGCGCTGGAGTGTGCCAAGCTCGGGGTGTATCAAGCGATGACCGAGCAGGGCTTGCGCAAGACGGATCTGGCACGTCGTCTGGGCTGGCATCTGCCTCAGGTGGATCGCCTGTTTGATCTTTCTCACGCTTCACGCTTCGATCAACTCGAAGCCGCCGCCCGTGCGCTGGGTCGGCATATCGAGGTGCGTGTTGCCCCGTAG
- a CDS encoding DUF4160 domain-containing protein — translation MFRYQGVRFFFYSNEGNPREPVHVHAQRGESLAKVWLYPEPVIAESFGFSPSEMRTIIEQVRLHTEGRLEKPRLSRSW, via the coding sequence GTGTTCAGGTATCAAGGTGTCCGTTTCTTCTTTTACTCGAACGAGGGCAATCCGCGCGAACCTGTGCATGTCCATGCTCAGCGGGGCGAGAGCCTGGCAAAGGTCTGGCTGTACCCCGAGCCAGTCATTGCGGAGAGTTTTGGCTTCTCACCGTCGGAGATGCGGACCATAATCGAGCAGGTACGCCTGCATACTGAAGGGCGCCTCGAAAAACCTCGCCTCTCCCGCTCTTGGTAA